The proteins below come from a single Dehalococcoidia bacterium genomic window:
- a CDS encoding enoyl-CoA hydratase/isomerase family protein, which produces MADDLLVERRAVEAGGETMIITLNRPERVNALTERMLQGIHAALDEAEHDDAVRVVVLRGAGPKGFCSGLDRAELARLAEAGRRMDLFVGPAGIYPTAKRVDAFPKPVLSLIHGHCIAAGVQLATAADLIIAAEGAKLVEPEMRMTGFNDDSWAMRLGRVLGPVRAKRYVLLAEPISGREAYELGLVSLVVPDEELAATGDRLAAQIASYLPHVVSKTLALIDRGAGRVE; this is translated from the coding sequence ATGGCAGACGACCTTTTGGTAGAGCGGAGAGCAGTCGAAGCTGGCGGCGAAACGATGATCATCACGCTCAACCGCCCGGAGCGCGTCAATGCCTTGACCGAGCGCATGCTGCAGGGGATCCATGCGGCGCTCGACGAGGCAGAGCACGATGACGCTGTCCGCGTCGTCGTCCTGCGCGGTGCGGGACCGAAAGGGTTCTGTTCCGGCCTTGACCGTGCCGAACTGGCGCGCCTTGCCGAAGCGGGGCGTCGGATGGATCTCTTCGTCGGACCTGCCGGGATCTATCCGACAGCAAAACGGGTCGACGCCTTTCCGAAGCCGGTCCTGTCGCTCATCCATGGGCACTGCATCGCCGCCGGCGTCCAGCTTGCGACCGCGGCCGACCTCATCATTGCCGCCGAAGGCGCCAAGCTCGTCGAGCCTGAGATGCGGATGACCGGCTTCAACGACGACAGCTGGGCGATGCGCCTCGGGCGAGTCCTAGGGCCTGTCCGCGCAAAACGGTATGTCCTCCTCGCCGAGCCGATCTCTGGGCGCGAGGCATACGAACTGGGGCTGGTCAGCCTTGTCGTTCCCGATGAGGAGCTGGCGGCGACTGGCGACCGGCTTGCGGCACAAATTGCGAGCTATCTGCCGCACGTTGTCTCGAAAACGCTCGCGCTTATTGACCGCGGCGCGGGCAGAGTCGAGTAG
- a CDS encoding Rieske 2Fe-2S domain-containing protein → MPFGLLKPRPPTRRKVTFAGGAQLAEGEARRVYLGGRLLIVAKVGGQFYAISALCTHWPEMIEPQIIRGCEVRCPVHWATFDLRTGKATGGPTRKGVPVFPVTVSGDDLLIELPD, encoded by the coding sequence ATGCCCTTTGGCCTGCTCAAACCCCGCCCCCCTACGCGCCGCAAAGTGACGTTCGCCGGCGGCGCCCAGCTCGCCGAGGGAGAGGCGCGCCGTGTCTATCTGGGCGGCCGGCTGCTGATCGTCGCCAAGGTGGGGGGACAGTTTTACGCCATTTCCGCCCTCTGCACCCACTGGCCCGAGATGATCGAGCCGCAGATTATCCGCGGCTGTGAGGTGCGCTGCCCTGTGCATTGGGCGACCTTTGATCTCCGAACCGGCAAAGCGACCGGCGGGCCGACCCGGAAAGGCGTTCCCGTCTTCCCCGTGACCGTAAGCGGCGACGACCTCCTGATTGAGCTTCCCGACTAG
- a CDS encoding MFS transporter, with protein sequence MSASSPGRWRTFAALRDLRFRWLLVGLVCSFLSLTMQNLTRGYLAYQLTGSSAAIGLVLVAWGIPMLGLGLVAGVVADRVPKRNVLLATQSTLGLSALLTALLVHGGAIQFWHLVLIGVVQGVAFGFNVPTRQAIVPEVVPKERLANAVALVNAASSLASIAGAPLAGVIIAIPALGVAGSLYLSAALYLVVLLMYSHLPAHWPTSRFRSSIVGDLLSGFRYVARSSRLPLLLVMGYVPWVAAQPYQQVLPAFAAGALETGSEGLGLLMGATGVGALVGSLVVATVATSANKSRIQLGAGLLFGVALLLFGLSPWFWVSFALLFITGGAANAYMSLNQTLIAEHTAPDYFGRVLSVSSLFSAVGPIAVLPYGWLMDVIGMRQTVAGSGMVVLLFLLAVSAIHPDLRRHERGALSSTERTPRPAELRR encoded by the coding sequence ATGAGCGCTAGTTCGCCCGGCCGGTGGCGCACCTTCGCGGCGCTCCGCGACCTCCGGTTCCGCTGGCTGCTCGTCGGCCTCGTCTGCTCCTTCCTCTCGCTGACGATGCAGAACCTAACGCGGGGCTATCTCGCCTACCAGCTGACCGGGTCGAGTGCGGCGATCGGGCTGGTGCTCGTGGCGTGGGGGATCCCCATGCTCGGCCTCGGCCTCGTCGCTGGTGTCGTCGCAGACCGCGTTCCGAAGCGGAACGTCCTCCTTGCCACGCAGTCCACCCTCGGGCTGAGTGCCCTGCTGACTGCGCTGCTCGTCCACGGCGGAGCGATCCAGTTCTGGCATCTTGTCCTTATCGGCGTTGTGCAGGGCGTCGCCTTCGGCTTCAACGTGCCGACGCGGCAGGCGATCGTCCCGGAAGTGGTCCCGAAAGAGCGGCTCGCCAATGCGGTCGCCCTCGTCAATGCTGCCTCAAGCCTTGCCAGCATCGCGGGCGCTCCGCTTGCCGGCGTGATCATCGCCATTCCCGCGCTCGGGGTGGCGGGGTCGCTCTACCTGAGCGCTGCCCTGTATCTCGTCGTGCTCCTGATGTACAGCCATCTCCCGGCACACTGGCCGACAAGCCGCTTCCGCAGTTCGATCGTGGGAGACCTCCTCTCGGGATTCCGGTATGTCGCGCGCTCGAGCCGGCTCCCGCTTCTGCTCGTCATGGGCTATGTGCCGTGGGTGGCGGCGCAGCCGTATCAGCAAGTGTTGCCGGCGTTCGCGGCAGGAGCGTTGGAAACCGGTTCGGAGGGGCTCGGATTGCTGATGGGGGCCACCGGCGTCGGCGCCCTCGTCGGCTCTCTCGTCGTGGCCACTGTCGCGACCTCTGCCAATAAGAGCCGCATCCAACTGGGCGCGGGGCTGCTGTTTGGGGTCGCCCTGCTCCTTTTTGGGCTGTCACCCTGGTTTTGGGTCTCGTTTGCGCTGCTCTTCATCACCGGCGGGGCTGCCAATGCCTATATGTCGCTCAACCAAACCCTGATTGCGGAACATACCGCTCCCGACTACTTCGGCCGCGTCCTCTCTGTCTCCAGTCTCTTCTCGGCGGTCGGGCCGATCGCTGTCCTGCCTTACGGCTGGCTGATGGACGTGATCGGAATGCGCCAGACCGTCGCCGGCAGCGGGATGGTCGTCCTGCTCTTTCTCCTTGCGGTCAGCGCGATCCATCCGGACTTGCGCCGCCACGAGCGCGGGGCGCTATCATCGACCGAACGAACGCCACGGCCGGCGGAGCTCCGCCGCTGA
- a CDS encoding class I SAM-dependent methyltransferase, with protein MRTPNWVGPAVEMPQNERAVLDFIQEIKRTESSHRGALVLEEYAAREALWAAERGRRPATLEEAGEVIAGSVVWKFDRALWRFTQEYMYNRIRENLVERQAELAAFLDSPTPDAPGTLRLDPSLEMPWYFAADFHVQPGGMWKDALVPFVTVISNDIFSGGRNVNYEFQANAALAIPEGEYERILDLGCGFKSTFALKERWPAAEVHGIDLSAPLLKFAHKLAAKKGLAIHFSQQNAEQTTFPDAFFDVVYSTILFHELPDEAAVNVIREAYRLLKPGGWFVMDDTPTYDRLDPFAAYLSDWNTEHNVEPFWRQASRRDYPRLLREAGFSFVWDPRTGNDAPGALGPRINKARK; from the coding sequence ATGCGCACACCGAATTGGGTCGGCCCAGCGGTCGAGATGCCCCAGAACGAGCGCGCTGTGCTCGATTTCATCCAAGAGATCAAGCGAACCGAAAGCAGTCACCGGGGAGCGCTGGTCTTGGAGGAGTATGCCGCGCGCGAAGCGCTCTGGGCAGCAGAGCGGGGCCGGAGGCCGGCGACGCTCGAGGAAGCAGGCGAGGTGATCGCGGGGTCAGTCGTCTGGAAGTTTGACCGCGCTCTCTGGAGATTTACCCAGGAATACATGTACAACCGCATCCGCGAGAACCTAGTCGAAAGGCAGGCGGAGCTTGCGGCGTTTCTCGACTCGCCCACGCCTGACGCGCCGGGCACGCTTCGCCTCGACCCCTCGCTCGAAATGCCGTGGTACTTCGCTGCCGATTTCCATGTCCAGCCGGGCGGGATGTGGAAGGACGCGTTGGTTCCCTTTGTCACTGTCATCAGCAACGACATCTTCTCGGGTGGACGCAACGTCAACTACGAGTTTCAGGCGAACGCTGCGCTCGCCATCCCCGAGGGCGAGTACGAGCGGATCCTCGATCTCGGCTGCGGCTTCAAGAGCACGTTCGCGCTGAAGGAGCGCTGGCCGGCGGCGGAGGTGCATGGGATCGACCTGTCGGCGCCGCTGCTGAAGTTTGCGCACAAGCTTGCCGCGAAGAAAGGGCTGGCGATCCATTTTTCCCAGCAGAACGCCGAGCAGACCACCTTCCCCGACGCCTTCTTCGATGTCGTCTACTCGACGATCCTGTTCCACGAACTCCCCGACGAGGCGGCGGTCAATGTCATTCGCGAAGCGTATCGGCTGCTCAAACCGGGCGGCTGGTTTGTGATGGATGACACCCCCACCTACGACCGCCTCGACCCATTCGCGGCGTATCTGAGCGATTGGAACACGGAGCACAACGTCGAGCCGTTCTGGCGGCAGGCGAGCCGGCGGGACTATCCGCGGCTGCTGCGGGAAGCTGGGTTCTCGTTTGTCTGGGACCCCCGAACGGGCAACGACGCCCCAGGGGCCCTCGGCCCGCGCATCAATAAGGCGCGCAAGTAG
- a CDS encoding glycosyltransferase family 39 protein → MTVTPPPALPADAPSDPDPRSSRSASDLQEHPRSSPLRRGALLLGEIALVAGALTAFLLLATHQLHLPGLYYDEAADAVPAMQIVLGQPVDLSRGAGIELFGRVWPLMVMEYVGAVSTYAIVPMILWLGVTPEAVRAAPIAGGAVTLLLSWGLLRAAFGRTVAVIAVWLVALHPSFVFWTRQGVHVSSLMTVCSVAATWLGLGWWRGGGSWRLIPAAFLLGLGVSIKLLFVWYVVALALVAFVLRPPLLSRQPLLRWRDLPAATLAIPAFLIGAGFIILYNIQTQGTIEVLVQNAVTTSYGVDNRAFLQNLLTRLDAFLVYLRSEHFWYFGQQFLNPAYPTLFVAALGALLGAMLVDPAARRRWRQAAFLLLMIGAILVQSTVTVSGLGPTHFYLLYPLPQAVLALAAVWTVRAGARWGRPAAVGAAVLTTGALAVLIAFDLAADRDYHSILARTGGVATHSDSIYDLTEYLLEWKGHKPVAMDWGIAKSVQYLSKGEVNPPELFGYTGASPPPNWEEWLLPHLEDPWTLYIFHDERFTVFPRWQQFAAFAEAHNRKIRPELYIQQHDQRIIFVLFTLRPR, encoded by the coding sequence GTGACGGTCACCCCTCCCCCAGCCCTCCCCGCCGACGCGCCTTCCGACCCCGATCCTCGGAGCAGCCGTTCCGCCTCTGACCTGCAAGAGCATCCTCGCTCTTCTCCTCTTCGGCGAGGCGCGCTTCTTCTCGGCGAAATCGCGCTCGTCGCCGGCGCTCTCACCGCCTTTCTTCTTCTCGCAACCCATCAGCTGCACCTGCCGGGGCTGTACTACGACGAAGCGGCAGACGCGGTCCCCGCGATGCAGATCGTGCTTGGGCAGCCCGTCGACCTCTCACGCGGCGCGGGCATCGAACTGTTCGGACGCGTCTGGCCGCTCATGGTGATGGAATATGTGGGGGCCGTTTCGACATACGCCATCGTGCCGATGATCCTCTGGCTCGGCGTAACGCCGGAGGCGGTGCGTGCCGCTCCTATCGCCGGCGGCGCCGTTACCTTGCTGCTCTCTTGGGGGTTGCTGCGCGCCGCTTTCGGGCGGACCGTTGCTGTCATCGCCGTCTGGCTGGTGGCGCTCCATCCCTCATTCGTCTTTTGGACCCGTCAAGGGGTCCATGTCTCGTCGTTGATGACCGTCTGCTCGGTGGCAGCCACGTGGCTCGGTCTTGGCTGGTGGCGCGGCGGCGGCAGCTGGCGCCTTATCCCGGCGGCGTTTCTTCTCGGGCTGGGGGTCTCTATCAAGCTGCTGTTCGTGTGGTACGTGGTGGCGCTCGCTCTTGTCGCGTTCGTGCTCCGTCCGCCTCTGCTCAGCCGCCAGCCGCTGCTCCGCTGGCGCGATCTTCCCGCGGCGACGCTCGCCATTCCCGCCTTCCTCATCGGCGCCGGCTTCATCATCCTCTACAACATCCAGACGCAGGGCACTATCGAGGTGCTCGTGCAGAACGCCGTCACCACCAGCTACGGCGTCGACAATCGCGCTTTTCTTCAAAACCTTCTCACCCGCCTCGATGCCTTCCTTGTCTACCTCCGAAGCGAGCATTTTTGGTATTTCGGCCAGCAGTTCCTCAACCCCGCCTATCCGACGCTCTTCGTGGCAGCGCTCGGCGCGCTCCTCGGGGCGATGCTTGTCGATCCCGCAGCAAGACGGCGCTGGCGGCAGGCGGCCTTCTTGCTCCTTATGATCGGCGCCATCCTCGTTCAGAGCACGGTGACCGTCTCAGGTCTCGGCCCGACCCATTTTTATCTCCTCTATCCCTTGCCCCAGGCGGTTCTCGCTCTCGCTGCCGTTTGGACCGTCCGCGCCGGAGCGCGATGGGGGCGGCCAGCCGCAGTCGGCGCCGCCGTCCTCACGACCGGCGCGCTCGCTGTCCTGATCGCCTTCGATCTCGCCGCCGACCGCGACTACCACTCCATCCTTGCGCGCACCGGGGGCGTCGCTACCCATTCGGATTCGATCTATGACCTGACCGAGTACCTCCTGGAATGGAAAGGACACAAGCCAGTGGCGATGGATTGGGGCATCGCCAAGTCGGTGCAGTATCTCAGCAAGGGGGAGGTCAACCCCCCGGAACTGTTCGGCTACACGGGCGCGAGCCCGCCTCCGAACTGGGAAGAGTGGCTGCTTCCCCACCTAGAAGACCCGTGGACGCTCTACATCTTCCACGACGAGCGCTTCACAGTCTTCCCGCGCTGGCAGCAGTTCGCTGCTTTTGCCGAGGCGCACAACCGCAAGATCCGGCCTGAGCTGTACATCCAGCAGCACGACCAGCGGATCATTTTCGTCCTGTTCACGCTCCGGCCGCGCTGA